A region from the Ptychodera flava strain L36383 chromosome 12, AS_Pfla_20210202, whole genome shotgun sequence genome encodes:
- the LOC139145899 gene encoding uncharacterized protein, with the protein MSLRYNIILSTVVIVVLLDSGIYSKPLDSLDKLKASLDDKNGRLWTLFKSRKKISGIETAGAGQALKMAQLEHKMSHPKALKLERFRRSQNDMDHTFDSEKQRTYRETTGTGISESPAKAEIAKQPMVHGIQPTAAKVVPGQGHASANPIQLPDKDNPTIKPITVVEKAPTEKYVQENNQGEGPIPDDLDQGHNQVDNDPGQVIPKKTVKPTEIVHPAVKVTTQKVESETLNRENTNQDEQSNLKTTVIEKPAVKPTSTIAVPDEGNNGLKPEQPNHVSEPSIDKTTKAHRTIQPTVKIPSEGITVSKNTPATKRNEKSSDSGKTTVKPCEGNECIQVHMPIGTNKDALWALGSLTFLLLLLTGAVLYTGLWKKRHGKLKRWHKHDRRDSLSVAALLKKSSKSAGNGYHQNGSRSEAKNLSRIGEEDTTDDEFM; encoded by the exons ATGTCACTCCGGTATAATATTATCTTGTCAACTGTCGTTATTGTAGTTTTGTTAGACTCTGGTATTTATAGTAAACCACTCGATTCATTAGATAAGCTAAAGGCTTCCCTTGACGACAAAAATGGACGACTGTGGACACTCTTCAAATCGAGGAAAAAAATCAGCGGTATCGAAACAGCAGGAGCGGGTCAAGCTTTGAAG ATGGCACAACTGGAGCATAAGATGAGCCATCCAAAGGCACTGAAATTGGAAAGGTTTAGACGGTCACAGAATGACATGGACCATACGTTTGATTCTGAGAAACAGAGAACATACAGAGAAACTACTGGCACTGGAATCTCAGAGTCACCAGCAAAAGCTGAAATAGCAAAGCAGCCAATGGTACATGGAATTCAGCCCACTGCTGCAAAGGTCGTACCAGGTCAAGGTCATGCATCGGCCAACCCTATACAACTACCAGATAAGGATAACCCAACAATCAAGCCTATCACAGTAGTGGAGAAAGCTCCAACAGAAAAATATGTGCAGGAAAATAACCAAGGAGAAGGACCTATTCCGGATGACCTTGACCAAGGCCATAATCAAGTCGACAATGACCCTGGTCAAGTGATTCCCAAAAAGACAGTCAAACCAACTGAAATAGTGCATCCAGCTGTAAAGGTGACAACTCAGAAAGTTGAGTCAGAAACATTGAATcgggaaaatacaaatcaagatgAGCAATCCAATTTGAAAACAACTGTTATAGAAAAGCCTGCAGTAAAACCAACAAGTACGATTGCAGTGCCAGATGAGGGGAACAATGGATTAAAACCAGAACAGCCTAATCATGTATCAGAGCCAAGTATTGATAAAACAACCAAAGCTCACAGGACAATTCAACCAACTGTGAAAATTCCAAGTGAAGGTATCACAGTGTCAAAGAATACACCTGCtacaaaaagaaatgaaaaatctAGTGACAGTGGGAAAACAACTGTCAAACCATGTGAAGGCAATGAATGTATACAAGTACACATGCCAATTGGAACAAATAAGGATGCTTTGTGGGCTCTTGGAAGCCTTACTTTTCTGTTGTTGCTGTTGACTGGAGCTGTATTGTATACAGGACTCTGGAAGAAAAGACACGGTAAACTAAAAAGATGGCACAAACATGACAGGAGAGACTCTCTTAGCGTTGCAG CTCTCCTGAAGAAATCTTCCAAGTCTGCTGGCAATGGCTACCATCAAAATGGTTCAAGAAGTGAAGCTAAGAATCTGTCAAGAATTGGAGAAGAAGACACTACCGATGATGAATTTATGTGA